A window of the Streptomyces formicae genome harbors these coding sequences:
- a CDS encoding radical SAM protein codes for MPTTRHRDLAAAFAATGRNHPYLAFTLNSLCNLDCVFCKPRCMPDYGHKDRPLTASDHAAIAAEAGTWKIKKAHCSGGEPTLRADILDVIAGLAAGLGPDAAIGMTSHGNLRRGLSVEKLHRAGLTYVNLSLHSLDPTRSAEIMGGGDPRITRRTLDTALALGLRVKINCVLQRTYLDDAFAVAELARDLPIAVRLIELQDIGPAQALFETEFISEAEVRARLHEWFANAGEVRRDELGVRSPGRYLRPDGWAGSIGFISNSSCATCSDANRIKITPTGVARPCILHNRDIPLKPHLADGTLGDAFAHLFQAMLDRNTNDAWQGFHYVDYDLRWDRMERPEGAPVLPLLPLLAADAARPACARASTGER; via the coding sequence ATGCCCACCACACGCCACCGCGACCTAGCCGCCGCCTTCGCCGCGACCGGCCGCAACCACCCCTACCTGGCCTTCACCCTGAACTCGCTCTGCAACCTGGACTGCGTGTTCTGCAAGCCCCGCTGCATGCCGGACTACGGGCACAAGGACCGTCCCCTGACCGCCTCCGACCACGCGGCCATCGCCGCCGAGGCGGGTACCTGGAAGATCAAGAAGGCCCACTGCTCCGGCGGCGAGCCGACCCTTCGGGCGGACATCCTCGACGTGATCGCGGGCTTGGCGGCCGGCCTCGGGCCCGACGCCGCGATCGGCATGACCAGCCACGGCAACCTGCGCCGCGGTCTGAGCGTCGAGAAGCTCCACCGCGCCGGCCTGACGTACGTCAACCTCAGCCTCCACAGCCTCGACCCCACCCGGTCCGCCGAGATCATGGGCGGTGGCGACCCGCGCATCACCAGGCGCACCCTCGACACCGCCCTCGCCCTCGGCCTGCGCGTGAAGATCAACTGTGTTCTCCAGCGCACCTACCTGGACGACGCCTTCGCCGTGGCCGAGCTCGCCCGCGACCTGCCCATCGCCGTCCGCCTGATCGAGCTCCAGGACATCGGCCCCGCGCAGGCGCTGTTCGAGACGGAGTTCATCAGCGAGGCGGAGGTCCGCGCCCGTCTCCACGAGTGGTTCGCGAACGCCGGCGAGGTCCGCAGGGACGAGCTCGGGGTCCGCAGCCCCGGGCGGTACCTCCGCCCGGACGGCTGGGCGGGCTCGATCGGCTTCATCTCCAACTCCAGCTGCGCCACCTGCTCCGACGCCAACCGCATCAAGATCACGCCCACGGGCGTGGCCCGCCCGTGCATCCTCCACAACCGCGACATCCCCCTGAAGCCCCACCTTGCCGACGGAACCCTCGGCGACGCCTTCGCCCACCTTTTCCAGGCCATGCTCGACCGCAACACCAACGACGCCTGGCAGGGCTTCCACTACGTCGACTACGACCTGCGCTGGGACCGGATGGAGCGCCCCGAAGGCGCCCCGGTCCTGCCCCTGCTCCCGCTCCTGGCTGCGGACGCGGCCCGACCCGCCTGCGCCCGCGCCTCCACGGGGGAACGGTGA
- a CDS encoding FAD-dependent oxidoreductase produces MTAGERVVVVGAGVTGLTTAVVLAEAGASVHVIAEQVPGVTSLAAGAMWGPYLVEPKDKVDQWGQRSLEIFRKLAEDPDTGVRLASGIEASRTAEAPPDWATTLPGFRPCESAELPPGFIGGYRFTVPLIDMPTYLDYLLRRLRAASGTVERRRLASLADAGLAPLVVNCAGLGARDLVPDPDLRPIRGQHVVVTNPGLTEFFSEDTGSSPYLLCFYPHGDTVVLGGTAIDGEGSLTPDDKAAAGILARCAQVEPRLAQARVLEHRIGARPTRATVRVEAERDEEGGTVVVHNYGHGGAGVTLSWGCAEETEELLSAK; encoded by the coding sequence ATGACCGCAGGGGAGCGCGTTGTCGTTGTCGGGGCTGGGGTGACAGGGCTCACCACCGCAGTCGTTCTCGCCGAGGCCGGTGCCTCGGTGCATGTGATCGCCGAACAGGTGCCGGGCGTCACGTCGCTGGCGGCTGGGGCGATGTGGGGCCCGTATCTGGTCGAACCGAAGGACAAGGTCGACCAGTGGGGACAACGGTCGCTGGAGATCTTCCGCAAGCTGGCCGAGGACCCCGACACGGGCGTCCGCCTTGCCAGCGGCATCGAGGCGTCCCGCACAGCCGAGGCGCCACCGGACTGGGCCACCACTCTGCCAGGCTTCCGGCCCTGCGAGTCGGCCGAACTTCCGCCCGGGTTCATCGGCGGGTACCGGTTCACCGTGCCGTTGATCGATATGCCCACCTACCTCGACTACCTCTTGCGTCGACTCCGTGCCGCTAGCGGAACGGTCGAGAGGCGACGCCTGGCCTCGCTCGCCGACGCTGGCCTGGCCCCCCTAGTCGTCAACTGCGCCGGCCTCGGCGCCCGCGACCTGGTGCCGGACCCTGACCTCCGGCCCATCCGCGGCCAGCACGTCGTCGTCACCAACCCGGGGCTTACGGAGTTCTTCTCCGAGGACACCGGCTCCTCCCCGTACCTGCTGTGCTTCTACCCACATGGCGACACCGTCGTCCTGGGCGGTACCGCCATCGACGGCGAGGGCAGCCTTACCCCCGACGACAAGGCGGCCGCCGGCATCCTGGCCCGCTGCGCCCAGGTCGAACCCCGCCTCGCCCAGGCCCGCGTCCTGGAGCATCGGATCGGCGCCCGACCGACCCGTGCCACGGTGCGCGTGGAGGCGGAGCGAGATGAGGAGGGCGGCACCGTAGTCGTCCACAACTATGGGCACGGGGGTGCTGGCGTCACGCTGTCGTGGGGGTGTGCCGAAGAAACTGAAGAGTTGCTCTCCGCCAAGTGA
- a CDS encoding D-2-hydroxyacid dehydrogenase: MNRPVVLISLESPHSFWRLSAKHERALSAAFPGVEFRTATEEAVPHQLAEAHIYFGWAFRPSWLFGAPHLRWIASPAAGTDHLPVAEAHSVGVALTRSYGFHGRPMAEHAMGMVLGFSRGLFMSQLAQRNRTWWKDDLAEEFFDLAGATMTIVGCGSIGEHLARAARSFGMDVIGVRRTPPVAAEGGITWMHTSAVHQAVAVADVVVDLLPATRATDRFFDHDLFTAFKPKSVFLNLGRAATVDQAALLAALNADHLRGAALDVFDPKPLPARHPLRLHPRVVLTPKSSTLSRTYMNEAVTFFADNLRRYLTDQPLNGLAEVPAARFPFVGG, encoded by the coding sequence ATGAACCGGCCGGTGGTGTTGATCAGTCTGGAGTCCCCGCACTCCTTCTGGCGGTTGTCCGCCAAGCACGAGCGCGCGCTGTCCGCCGCCTTCCCCGGTGTCGAGTTCCGTACGGCGACCGAGGAGGCCGTGCCGCACCAGCTGGCCGAGGCACACATCTATTTCGGCTGGGCGTTCAGGCCGTCGTGGCTGTTCGGCGCGCCTCATCTGAGGTGGATCGCCTCCCCAGCCGCCGGCACCGACCATCTGCCCGTCGCCGAGGCCCACTCCGTCGGGGTGGCTCTGACCCGCTCGTACGGGTTCCACGGCAGGCCCATGGCCGAGCACGCCATGGGGATGGTCCTGGGCTTCTCACGCGGGCTGTTCATGAGCCAGCTCGCCCAGCGGAACCGGACATGGTGGAAGGACGACCTGGCCGAGGAGTTCTTCGACCTGGCGGGGGCGACGATGACCATCGTCGGCTGCGGCAGCATCGGAGAACACCTCGCTCGTGCGGCCCGCTCCTTCGGGATGGACGTCATCGGCGTACGGCGGACGCCTCCGGTAGCCGCCGAGGGCGGGATCACGTGGATGCACACGTCGGCGGTGCACCAAGCGGTCGCCGTCGCCGACGTGGTGGTCGATCTGCTGCCCGCCACCCGAGCCACGGACCGCTTCTTCGACCACGACCTCTTCACGGCGTTCAAGCCGAAGTCCGTCTTCCTCAACCTCGGCCGCGCGGCGACCGTCGACCAGGCGGCCCTCCTGGCCGCCCTCAACGCCGACCACCTTCGAGGCGCCGCCCTGGACGTCTTCGACCCGAAACCGCTGCCCGCCCGCCATCCCCTGCGGCTCCACCCCCGAGTCGTCCTCACGCCGAAGAGCTCCACGCTCAGCCGCACGTACATGAACGAGGCGGTCACGTTCTTCGCCGACAACCTGCGCCGCTACCTCACCGACCAGCCGCTCAACGGCCTGGCCGAGGTACCCGCTGCCCGCTTTCCCTTCGTAGGAGGCTGA
- a CDS encoding DUF317 domain-containing protein: MSPSSGFSTTVGALRLREWQLGPGQPTLVMNQFSAQDFNLVVDDRADVHVNSKDGRFYLGWFPLGRPGAEGEGWKIAVTGKAKVRGYEISFDTETPADVVAATVARVLETSRLV, translated from the coding sequence ATGTCCCCGAGTTCTGGATTCTCGACCACCGTCGGAGCCCTGCGTTTGCGCGAGTGGCAGCTCGGCCCGGGCCAGCCCACCCTTGTGATGAATCAGTTCTCCGCCCAGGATTTCAACCTGGTCGTGGACGACCGCGCGGACGTGCACGTCAACTCGAAGGACGGCCGCTTCTACCTCGGATGGTTCCCGCTCGGGCGCCCTGGCGCTGAGGGGGAGGGATGGAAGATCGCCGTTACTGGCAAGGCCAAGGTGCGGGGCTACGAGATCTCCTTCGACACCGAGACGCCCGCCGATGTCGTCGCCGCCACTGTCGCTCGTGTGCTGGAGACGTCCCGGCTGGTGTGA
- a CDS encoding radical SAM protein translates to MPARAPLPRALKTAKIKITTKCNRSCDFCIFADGAQGENMSQELFSTILTRLETIPFQQLHINGGEPTVHRDFPALSDAARTRLPDKVMVLGTNAITLARNKRIMETTLRSYDQVLIGCDDEHENYDDVHAVVPRLREAGKTVVINSVLEGISSTRLAQLARLCDRYGAIHVTNHVHHVDVGQPANKLRGMCDRYLDQHLMIEMDGSCYRCFNAMAKDDSEFSIWDEDFAAKVFAPRSHHFRFCLRCHEYTDSGAALLPSPALTV, encoded by the coding sequence ATGCCCGCGCGTGCGCCCCTGCCCCGCGCCCTGAAGACGGCCAAAATCAAGATCACGACGAAGTGCAACCGGTCCTGCGACTTCTGCATCTTCGCCGACGGCGCCCAGGGCGAGAACATGTCTCAGGAACTGTTCTCCACCATCCTCACCCGGCTGGAGACCATCCCCTTCCAACAGCTGCACATCAACGGCGGCGAGCCCACCGTTCACCGGGATTTCCCCGCTCTCAGCGACGCCGCCCGCACCCGCCTACCGGACAAGGTCATGGTCCTGGGCACGAACGCCATCACGCTGGCCCGCAACAAACGGATCATGGAGACCACTCTCCGCTCGTACGACCAGGTCCTCATCGGCTGCGACGACGAGCACGAGAACTACGACGACGTACACGCCGTCGTGCCCCGCCTTCGCGAGGCCGGCAAGACCGTGGTCATCAACAGCGTCCTGGAAGGCATCAGTTCCACCCGTCTCGCGCAGCTCGCGAGGCTGTGCGACAGGTACGGCGCCATCCACGTCACCAACCACGTGCACCACGTCGACGTCGGCCAGCCGGCGAACAAGCTGCGCGGCATGTGCGACCGCTACCTCGACCAGCACCTGATGATCGAGATGGACGGATCCTGCTACCGCTGCTTCAACGCCATGGCGAAGGACGACAGCGAATTCAGCATCTGGGATGAGGACTTCGCGGCCAAGGTGTTCGCACCCCGAAGCCACCACTTCCGGTTCTGCCTGCGCTGCCACGAGTACACCGACTCCGGCGCCGCCCTCCTCCCCTCCCCGGCCCTCACCGTCTGA
- a CDS encoding NUDIX hydrolase: MQQNTEKEPGVAAAIIVHEGRVLMVRRRVSEGVLSWQFPAGKVEPGESREEAAVRETEEETGLSVAAMKLLGERVHPKTGRLMSYTACEVVSGTAHVAAPEELAELAWVPHGEIPQYVPYGLFEPVHEYLDASLPR, from the coding sequence ATGCAGCAGAACACGGAGAAAGAGCCGGGCGTTGCCGCAGCCATCATCGTTCACGAGGGACGTGTTCTGATGGTGCGTCGCCGTGTCAGCGAAGGTGTGCTCTCCTGGCAGTTTCCGGCTGGCAAGGTCGAGCCTGGTGAGAGTCGTGAAGAGGCTGCCGTGCGCGAGACGGAGGAGGAGACCGGCCTGTCAGTGGCGGCAATGAAGCTGCTCGGCGAGCGGGTCCACCCGAAGACGGGCCGGCTGATGTCGTACACCGCATGCGAGGTGGTAAGTGGCACGGCCCACGTCGCGGCACCCGAGGAATTGGCTGAGCTTGCCTGGGTGCCCCATGGCGAGATCCCTCAGTACGTGCCGTACGGCCTGTTCGAGCCCGTGCACGAGTACCTCGACGCGTCCCTTCCTCGCTGA
- a CDS encoding carph-isopro domain-containing protein — MAPQAGEPNAVLARCLDELGWSPKALARKLNRVFGAGTVAESAPYYWRDAGSLPRSPLPMMAAYALSQELGRPVSVAELWQGRVGDSSALVPADTDLARPWTMQGMEAIVEDWVMGGLVDRRRFLAISGAGLLAIVAQYLDGTAGRGQYAPRIALPPGVDPLVDQVEQHLPMLSALDDEHGGARHLPYVGAQFRAVGLLIREGGDHPAVASRLIRALAEIGQLAGWMAFDAADHGLAQRYFATALRAAHQVNDLPLCAHILGDLSFQAASRGHPADAIALGEAARRASDAAPPAVRASVLSRLAYAYAAAGRDNDFAHTRGAARELIASRDGGQEEPRWMYFLTDNHLDCQAGYGLIQMGRAQLKADGGARGRRFLAQGSEMLRSGAYDVPRGDPSQRRAMFEGAWLALGHSAHGDLEAACQVGQIVADRLDVVRSPRSAALLHQLAADLRRRQRNAHVRSFLPALEHALAEHAPATQPGR; from the coding sequence GTGGCACCGCAGGCAGGGGAACCCAACGCCGTACTGGCGCGGTGCCTCGACGAACTCGGGTGGAGCCCGAAGGCGCTTGCTCGCAAGCTCAACAGGGTGTTCGGAGCGGGGACGGTGGCCGAGTCGGCGCCGTACTACTGGCGGGACGCCGGCTCGCTGCCGCGCTCGCCATTACCGATGATGGCCGCCTACGCGCTCTCTCAGGAACTGGGTAGACCTGTCTCGGTGGCAGAACTCTGGCAGGGCCGCGTGGGCGACTCCTCGGCGCTCGTTCCAGCCGATACGGATCTCGCACGACCCTGGACCATGCAGGGCATGGAGGCGATCGTGGAGGACTGGGTGATGGGAGGGCTCGTCGACCGTCGTCGATTCCTCGCGATCTCGGGCGCAGGGCTCCTCGCGATCGTCGCCCAGTACCTGGACGGCACTGCGGGACGCGGCCAGTACGCGCCCCGGATTGCGTTGCCCCCGGGTGTCGATCCGCTGGTGGATCAGGTGGAACAGCACCTGCCCATGCTTTCCGCGCTCGATGATGAGCACGGAGGGGCGCGTCATCTGCCTTATGTGGGTGCCCAGTTCCGCGCAGTCGGACTGCTGATTCGCGAAGGCGGTGACCATCCCGCTGTCGCCAGCCGCCTGATCCGCGCTCTCGCGGAGATCGGCCAGCTGGCCGGCTGGATGGCCTTCGACGCTGCAGATCACGGTCTGGCGCAGCGCTACTTCGCCACGGCGCTGCGGGCAGCGCACCAAGTCAATGACCTGCCCCTGTGTGCCCACATCCTCGGCGACCTCTCGTTCCAGGCGGCTAGCCGGGGCCACCCCGCGGACGCCATCGCTCTCGGCGAGGCCGCCCGCCGTGCCAGCGACGCCGCCCCGCCAGCCGTACGGGCATCCGTCCTGTCCCGGCTCGCATACGCGTACGCCGCAGCCGGCCGCGACAACGACTTCGCCCACACCCGCGGGGCCGCCCGCGAACTGATCGCCAGCCGGGACGGCGGCCAAGAGGAACCCCGCTGGATGTACTTCCTCACCGACAACCACCTGGACTGCCAAGCCGGTTACGGCCTCATTCAGATGGGCCGCGCCCAGCTGAAGGCGGATGGCGGTGCGAGGGGACGGCGCTTCCTCGCCCAGGGGTCGGAGATGCTCCGGTCCGGGGCGTACGACGTCCCGCGCGGCGACCCCAGCCAGCGCAGGGCCATGTTCGAAGGGGCCTGGCTGGCCCTGGGCCACAGCGCCCATGGTGACCTGGAGGCCGCTTGCCAGGTCGGCCAGATCGTCGCTGACCGCCTCGACGTCGTGCGCTCGCCTCGCAGCGCGGCCCTGCTCCACCAGCTCGCCGCAGACCTGCGCCGCCGACAGCGCAACGCCCACGTGCGCAGCTTCCTGCCAGCCCTGGAGCACGCCCTCGCCGAACACGCCCCGGCGACGCAACCCGGCCGCTAG
- a CDS encoding ATP-binding protein, translated as MTTLITDLPYGPKAAEVAREAVAVALHGTDADILDGARLITSELATNAFASGSPPLVLCVDRTTPTTGGLEVEITVTDGGCSHPAPSSPQAPGEGAESGRGLVIVEALADAWSLTTGTHGTRAWCRLTRNARLSTASA; from the coding sequence ATGACCACGCTGATCACGGATCTGCCGTACGGGCCAAAGGCGGCTGAGGTTGCCCGGGAGGCTGTGGCCGTTGCCCTTCATGGCACCGACGCCGACATCCTCGATGGCGCCCGGCTGATCACGTCCGAGCTCGCGACGAACGCGTTCGCCTCGGGCAGCCCGCCCCTTGTCCTGTGCGTCGACCGCACGACACCGACCACCGGCGGGCTGGAGGTCGAGATCACCGTCACCGACGGCGGCTGCTCTCACCCCGCACCGTCCTCTCCTCAGGCTCCCGGCGAGGGGGCCGAATCGGGACGAGGGCTGGTCATCGTCGAGGCCCTGGCCGACGCCTGGTCGCTGACGACCGGCACCCACGGCACCCGCGCCTGGTGCCGACTCACCCGCAATGCCCGTCTCTCGACCGCCAGCGCCTGA
- a CDS encoding HD domain-containing protein, whose product MNPIDLDHVLTVLGAAAWSTDEQSRARVAGALALTVYDGHTRDQGTPYLEHPLAVVTLLRTEIRVSHPEALLLALLHDALEVAPNSESLLVQHLSAPFTCRLRAITADHRLEQRPKAVGDETHWRFKQAALPPEDLLVRLADRLHNLRDLAASPNIDRRRRFLQSLEDFYLPLADAACGLSPHLAAMHALLHAEYVQHQQEVRP is encoded by the coding sequence ATGAACCCCATCGACCTGGACCACGTCCTGACCGTCCTCGGCGCCGCCGCGTGGAGCACGGACGAGCAGTCCCGCGCCCGCGTCGCCGGCGCCCTCGCCCTCACCGTCTACGACGGCCACACCCGCGACCAAGGCACCCCGTACCTGGAACACCCGCTGGCCGTCGTCACGCTCTTGCGCACCGAGATCAGGGTCAGCCACCCTGAGGCCCTCCTCCTCGCCCTCCTCCACGACGCCCTGGAGGTGGCACCCAACTCGGAGTCGCTCCTCGTCCAGCACCTCAGCGCCCCGTTCACCTGCCGCCTGCGGGCGATAACAGCCGACCACCGCCTCGAACAGCGCCCCAAGGCCGTCGGCGACGAGACCCACTGGCGCTTCAAGCAGGCCGCGCTCCCGCCCGAGGACCTCCTCGTCCGGCTCGCCGACCGCCTCCACAACCTGCGCGATCTCGCCGCCTCGCCCAACATCGACAGGCGCCGACGCTTCCTCCAGAGCCTGGAGGACTTCTACCTCCCGCTCGCCGACGCCGCCTGCGGCCTCAGCCCCCACCTGGCGGCCATGCACGCGCTGCTCCACGCCGAATACGTCCAACACCAACAGGAGGTACGTCCGTGA
- a CDS encoding glycosyltransferase family 4 protein: protein MRIDHATPPPPLTDMPEAARRPRVVVALHEGFYGAASGTGFSNRAFLTALARLLPPGRLSVITPCVPETAGAHDRRWASEVQQMLRQAEADVITIPEVQAAPDSIHGSVQLCDLAGEAAVRIADRASRCLLIGLDIPFLGLAPYTSPTTDLLLVPRSTTALTRPKDMSRVRWERDALRAATVRGGRIGAISSHMRGHLIVSYAVPRGSIVSVPNGLIQEEMTRPATAPPLPFKARAGFLLAMGRAVPTKGFDDLLEALHLLKERGVRAPHLVLAAVASDEHEHPTSYQEDLATRIRTYGLDATLITRFTPAIRAWLHNPALRAVVVPSREEPFGRIPLEAFAAGAGPVVATTAGGLAQTVVEGETGFTAAPRDARSLASALHRALTVLPRERDRLRSAGAALVRSRHDYQASIGSVIERIAPWALAPTSRAEGRAQ, encoded by the coding sequence GTGCGCATCGACCATGCCACTCCACCGCCCCCACTCACGGATATGCCGGAGGCGGCCCGCCGGCCCCGTGTCGTCGTCGCCCTCCACGAGGGCTTCTACGGTGCGGCGTCGGGCACGGGCTTCAGTAACCGGGCCTTCCTCACGGCCCTCGCCCGCCTGCTGCCGCCGGGCCGCCTCTCCGTGATCACCCCATGCGTGCCGGAGACGGCAGGAGCGCACGACCGGCGATGGGCCAGCGAGGTCCAGCAGATGCTGCGGCAGGCCGAAGCCGACGTCATCACGATCCCGGAGGTCCAGGCGGCGCCGGACTCGATCCACGGTTCCGTGCAGCTGTGCGACCTGGCAGGCGAGGCGGCCGTACGCATCGCCGACCGCGCGAGCCGGTGCCTTCTCATCGGCCTCGACATCCCGTTCCTCGGGCTGGCCCCCTACACATCGCCGACCACGGACCTGCTGCTCGTACCCCGCTCCACGACCGCGCTGACGCGGCCCAAGGACATGTCCCGCGTCCGCTGGGAGCGGGACGCCCTGCGGGCGGCCACCGTCCGAGGCGGGCGGATCGGCGCCATCTCCTCCCACATGCGGGGCCACCTCATCGTCAGCTACGCCGTCCCCCGGGGAAGCATCGTCAGCGTCCCGAACGGGCTGATCCAGGAGGAGATGACCAGGCCGGCGACCGCGCCGCCCCTGCCCTTCAAGGCCCGCGCCGGATTCCTTCTCGCCATGGGCCGTGCCGTGCCGACGAAGGGCTTCGACGACCTCCTGGAGGCGTTGCACCTCCTCAAGGAGCGCGGGGTCCGCGCTCCGCACCTGGTCCTGGCGGCCGTGGCCTCGGACGAACACGAGCACCCCACCTCGTACCAGGAGGACTTGGCGACGCGCATCCGCACGTACGGCCTCGACGCGACCCTGATCACACGCTTCACCCCCGCAATCCGCGCCTGGCTGCACAACCCGGCCCTGCGCGCGGTCGTCGTCCCCTCCCGAGAGGAGCCCTTCGGGCGCATCCCCCTGGAGGCGTTCGCAGCCGGAGCGGGCCCGGTAGTGGCGACCACTGCCGGCGGACTGGCCCAGACCGTCGTCGAGGGCGAGACCGGCTTCACCGCCGCACCACGGGACGCCCGGTCCCTGGCCTCCGCACTCCACCGCGCCCTGACCGTCCTGCCCCGCGAACGCGACCGGCTCCGGAGCGCCGGGGCGGCCCTGGTGCGCTCGCGCCACGACTACCAGGCCAGCATCGGCTCCGTCATCGAACGCATCGCCCCTTGGGCCCTCGCGCCGACGTCCCGCGCGGAGGGCCGAGCGCAATGA
- a CDS encoding carbamoyltransferase C-terminal domain-containing protein, with protein MPAVLGLNFHHDTSATLIVDGRLYAAEEERWSGIKHNHPTRKGTLTAPTLALQWCLKAAGLEPQDIDAVWAASMRPNPAAGWWLAEERDELAALLPAPLGEHLRLLSHHTAHVLSGYLLSGHDHAAGLVIDAGGSSLGSDFGPGRERITGYDLRPDRIDRLHQGMPTVVPGPAGPRRVHSSLGHFYRNLARRVIPPGDEPEGSMMALAAFGDPQRYGAQIRELVQLGDDGEVRIDHPWGSADSSTPLLLGGRAWTADNVTEQPEHERADLAAAVQEVFAESVVHIARHLQRLTRASTLVFSGGCALNSHLNGQLAADSGFNTLFVAPAPHDAGTAVGAALYGWQYQLRQERLPVPTDAAWGPHPGVLPAAAVPPGYRALTDLGPGLAPTVAGLLAEHHIVGWVQGQLEFGPRALGHRSILAHPGHAATRDRLNAIKKRAAYRPFAPAVLAEHATEWFMSTGDPFMNRVARVRRCRANRIAAVTHHDGTARVQSVSSDHRGLRALLEQFHDRTGLPLLLNTSFNRKGTPILRTAEQAVAAAADLSLDALAVGDTLLLADHVPDPRATALRTR; from the coding sequence ATGCCCGCAGTCCTCGGACTGAACTTCCACCACGACACCAGCGCGACCTTAATCGTAGACGGCCGCCTCTACGCGGCCGAAGAGGAACGCTGGAGCGGCATCAAGCACAACCACCCCACCCGCAAGGGCACGCTCACCGCCCCGACCCTCGCGCTCCAGTGGTGCCTGAAGGCCGCCGGCCTCGAACCACAGGACATCGACGCCGTCTGGGCCGCCTCCATGCGCCCCAACCCCGCCGCCGGCTGGTGGCTGGCCGAGGAGCGAGACGAACTCGCCGCCCTCCTTCCCGCCCCGCTCGGCGAACACCTCCGCCTCCTCTCCCACCACACGGCCCACGTGCTCTCCGGCTACCTGCTCTCCGGCCACGACCACGCGGCCGGCCTCGTCATCGACGCCGGCGGCTCCTCCCTCGGCTCCGACTTCGGCCCGGGCCGGGAACGCATCACGGGGTACGACCTGCGGCCCGATCGCATCGACCGCCTCCACCAGGGCATGCCGACCGTCGTGCCCGGCCCGGCCGGCCCCCGGCGCGTTCACTCCTCCCTCGGACACTTCTACCGGAACCTCGCACGGCGGGTGATCCCGCCCGGCGACGAGCCCGAGGGCAGCATGATGGCGCTCGCGGCCTTCGGCGATCCCCAGCGCTACGGAGCGCAGATCCGCGAGCTGGTCCAGCTCGGCGACGACGGCGAGGTCCGCATCGACCACCCCTGGGGCTCGGCGGACAGCAGCACACCGCTGCTGCTCGGCGGCCGGGCCTGGACCGCCGACAACGTCACGGAGCAGCCCGAACACGAGCGGGCGGACTTGGCCGCCGCCGTCCAGGAGGTCTTCGCCGAGTCGGTGGTCCACATCGCCCGCCACCTGCAACGGCTCACCAGAGCCTCGACGTTGGTGTTCTCCGGCGGGTGCGCCCTGAACTCCCACCTCAACGGCCAGCTGGCAGCCGACAGCGGCTTCAACACCCTCTTCGTGGCACCGGCCCCGCACGACGCGGGCACTGCCGTGGGCGCCGCGCTCTACGGCTGGCAATACCAGCTCCGCCAGGAGCGCCTCCCTGTGCCGACCGACGCGGCCTGGGGCCCGCACCCGGGCGTCCTACCGGCGGCTGCGGTGCCACCGGGATACCGTGCGTTGACCGACCTCGGCCCGGGTCTGGCGCCCACGGTGGCCGGGCTACTCGCGGAACACCACATCGTCGGCTGGGTGCAGGGACAGCTCGAATTCGGGCCGCGAGCCCTCGGCCATCGCTCGATCCTCGCCCACCCCGGCCACGCCGCCACGCGAGACCGGCTCAACGCGATCAAGAAGCGAGCCGCATACCGCCCCTTCGCCCCGGCCGTCCTCGCCGAGCACGCCACGGAGTGGTTCATGTCTACGGGCGACCCCTTCATGAACCGTGTCGCCCGCGTCCGCCGATGCCGAGCAAACCGCATCGCAGCGGTCACTCACCACGACGGCACCGCCCGCGTACAGTCCGTCTCCTCCGACCACCGGGGCCTGCGCGCACTCCTGGAGCAGTTCCACGACCGCACCGGACTGCCGCTCCTGCTGAACACCTCCTTCAACCGAAAGGGCACCCCGATCCTGCGGACCGCCGAGCAGGCCGTGGCAGCAGCGGCAGACCTGAGCCTCGACGCCCTCGCGGTCGGCGACACCCTGCTACTGGCCGACCACGTGCCCGACCCCCGTGCCACGGCCCTCCGTACGAGGTGA